A stretch of DNA from Sebastes fasciatus isolate fSebFas1 chromosome 16, fSebFas1.pri, whole genome shotgun sequence:
GCTGCTGCACAAGGAGCAGGAGAATGAGAGACTCAAAGTGCGCCTGGAGGTGTCAGAGAGGGAGCTGAAGACCTTACAGGAGTGTCTGTGCAGTGCTCAGAAGCTCATAGACCAGCTCCAGATCTCTTACACAGGCCCTCAGTCTATCAGTCAGTCTGTCTTTGCTCCATCTCTGTCTTCCATGGCTTCAATGTCTTCAGGTTTGGACCGGGACCACCAGAACGCCAGGAATGTGAACGGAGCCGGCGTGGACTTGGGTGGTCTGGGTGGCTCCGTGGATGATTCGCTTCACGGGTTCGAGCCGAGAGATGACTACAAGATGTGCCAGCTGTCAATCCAACCAGATGGTTCTGTGACCAACCACGCTCTGGACTCCTTCGCTTCCAACACGTCTCACATGTGCTCCGATTCCAGCAGACCAGGTAGATATACAATGTGGACTGTGCGTgttatagggatgtcacggaaccagaaatctagtagtcgataccaatgccagtgaatttacacgattctcgataccacggtaaaaaaacaaacaataaatcccctgtaattcaacacgcactcctttattaaaacatttgaacattacataaaacagaggcatgtagcctttaagtccatccatccatcttcaaccgcttatccggggtcgggtcgtgGGGTCAACAgttccagcaggggaccccaaacttccctttcccgggccacattaaccagctctgtctgggggatcccgaggcgttcccaggccagtgtggagatataatctctccaccagtcctcggtcttccccgtggcctcctcccagctggtcgtgcctggaacacctccctagagAGGCGCCCAAGGGGGCATCCTCACGAGAtacccgaaccacctcagctggctcctttcaacgcaaaggagcagcggctctactccgagtccctcacggatgactgagcatctcaccctatctctaagggagacgcagccaccctcctgagaaaacccatttcggccgcttgtacccacgatctagttctttcggtcatcacccagccctcatgaccaaaggtgagagtaggaacgaagattgaccggtagatcgagagctttgccttctggctcagctctcttttcgtcacaacggtgcggtaaagcgaatgtaataccgcccccccgctgctccaattctccggccaatctcacgttccattgtcccctcactcgcgaacaaaaCCCCGAGGAactgtagcctttaagtaataaataaaaataattgacccatgttgttcattttggcgtatcagcggcatgctATCAATTGATAGTTAGACGACAgacgctacatactgaccgtgaaagCATCTGGTCCATCAGCTCGGAGTAGTAGGAGCAGAaggcagaggatttgttgtcgaaaagcaaacgcacctatttggcaatatttcacatttaatcCCAATGCCAAAGggtaccataacgttaatgaggtaatcaccGCGAGGCagatggagccgtcacagccagtgtgcacggagcagcggcgccaggtagacacccgcagcggagccccgcagcaaaagcgctaccggagaggccagataCACTGCCACCCgacagtaaagatcagagtcagcgctgtgcacatattgaccgtcatctttcttgtaaaaatgTCCGGCGTAATCGGTGACACCGGTGATGACAcaagtttattaaaaaaaaaaaagagtaccgtcacttttttagaattttggcctCGTCTTGGTACCGAActatcggttcttgtgacatccctactgtgTTATACTTTACATTCTTGGTGTCCTTTGATTGTGActctgtgactgtgtgttgGAGCAAATTAATCAATAACTCACTTTTAAATGGACATATGGatacatatttgtgttttgttatagtaaTGCTTCTACGATAACCATCTGCATGTTTCGATTTGTCTTTAGATGACAGACAGTCTCAGGGACCAGGTGGAGCATCCAGGTTTGAGATTAAAGAGGAGCAGGGATCAGGCTCTGGTCAGCCCAGCAGGAAGGAGACTGGATTGCGTAATGACAACAGAGTCGGAGATGGTGACCTCGGCTATGTTCAAGTTGGAGGAGAGGGAATTTCCCAGCGTTCCTTTACTCACCCCTTGCGTCACCAAAGACCTGTGCGAGAATGCGGCGATGCCTTGCAGCAGGGCGGGCTCGATGGACAGAAACAGTTGGCTAGGACTGCTGGAGCCGGGAGAATAGACAGTGTTTCACCGGGCAGGGCAGAGGACTCGGCAGGACCTTCGGCCTCTGACACAGTAGTGGACCCCGCTGCAGATCGGCCTCATCACTGCTTGGAGTGCGGAAAGACCTTCCGTCTGATCTCCAGCCTGAAGAAGCACATCCGCATCCACACCGGGGAGAAGCCCTACCCGTGTGGAGTCTGTGGCCGTCGCTTCCGCGAGTCAGGCGCGCTCAAAACCCACCTGCGCATACACACCGGTGAGAAGCCATACTCTTGCTCCGAGTGTGGAAACTGCTTTCGCCACTTGGACGGTTTGCGCAAGCACAGGCGCAcgcacactggagagaaaccctacgtGTGTGCCATCTGTGGGAAGCGCCTTAGCCGCCTGCAGCACCTCAAACACCACCAGCTCATCCACACCGGAGAGAGGCCGTGCTGCTGCCCCTTCTGCAACCGCAGCTTCAAGGAGCCCGCAGCGCTGCGGAAACACATCCGTACGCACCGGGAGGAAGGCGGTCACATGGGGATTACTGCCAGTGAAGACACGGACCCAGACGTCATAGACGACATTAACAACCTCCACCCAGCAGCTCCGTCACCTCAGATGAGGTTTGGGGAGTGGGGAGCTGAGGAGGATGACAGCTCGGTGGTGGACTGTGTGTAGGGCATGATTAAAGGAGTAACTGTTGGTATTCTCACCACGAAACATACTCCGGGTTAAACACATGGAATAAAGTGTTATAGTAGTTTGAAAACATGATGGATAAGGTCATCTCTGTTCCATGCTGTTGAGGAATGAGGCTTCATATAACCCTAGCCTTGGAGCTTTGTTTATATTTTGCATCTTAGATGTAAAACtaaaacatccactgtacattctgcaactattttttccagacattcatcaagcagcagcagtagcgtGCAGGTTGTTCTTGGCACAGGGAGTTGCGGGCTTGCTAACTTCCTGGCAATAAATTGGGAAATTGATGGCTGAAGTGGACAAGAGCTGATTCCTCACTTTAAAAATATAAGTGCCTTGAACACTCCCTCAACCATCAACTgagtcactgctgctgctgttccgACATAGCTCCCACCTGGATGTTAGTCAATATAATTTTGTTACGTTATGACTCTGATCTGAgttttttatagtttcacaCATTAGAGGGTTGGATTTGCTGGTAGATTATCTTCAGTTACTAATTAGCAATGCTTTTGCCAACATACTGAGCTGCTCAAATAAAGCCTGCGCAATTATTAATCGATATTTTATTGAAATTACAATATGGCCTACAGCAATTTTTAAATTGCAGGAGGCTTAGTATTTGTTAGAGGTGAAATGTATGTcgaaataccattttaaattaaatattgtggtgctgcagagatgtcctggccttcACATCATATTTCACAGACTtatgaaaacatctttgttggctagatccctgcaaaaaaatCACGCCATAATCAATCAAAATTAagcacaattagatattttttcaaaatcgttcagccctagCTCAAATAGATAGAAGTGGATCCACAGGGCTGGTTCATGCTTCATGTGAGGACAGACATGCAGGAGTACAGACCATGTGCATTATGTAGCTGGGCATTATTGACTAAACCAAATATTgcagtatttttgttttacttttttcatcttGATAAAGTGATCATATTTGAGTGCGGGTGCTTTACACAAAATCTGTTAATTCAATTAAATGGTCAGTCAGTCAGGTTAATATTGTGGATGACCATAGTCCATAGTATGGGCATCTTCATTTCACTCAGCTGGAACAGCCAATCAAACAGTTTCAAAAATCCCAGACAATATCTACCTCCTATTATGATATCAATGTTAAACTGACCTCGGTATACACCCTCGCTGTGCTGCAGGTCTTATTTGTTCTGCTAATCCTGGATGGAGGTATTATAGCACTGTAACGTTGTTGATGGTGCATAATAGGGCAGTCATAAACTAAATTATTCATCTGTTTACTTATAGCCATCTGGTTTCCTCCCCTAATAGATACagttgagaaaaaaatatttgtttccaATAATTGTCCTGCTACAAGTGGATGCAGTTGCATTGAAAATTCTGGTGCTTATGAGGGACCAAAGCACATTTGTGaatataaatcattttaatgccacaGATGTCACCACCATtttcaaataataattaatgactGCAAAAATACCATTCCTGGTGGAGTCATCAAATTTAAGAGGGGAGCGTGGCTTTGCAGTCAACCCCCAAACGGCTACATTTACACCGTCGTGTGTGTCTTCATGAAGCATGAACTAGTTTCACTCTTCAGTCGGCCGTGTGCCGTTCTGAAGCCCCGCTCGGCTCTACTCTCTtatctcttcctgtctctctgcagagctctcATCAGTTACACAATCGTAATGTTTTTAGTCAAGCTGAAGTTATTTGTGTCAAGAATATCTAAGTTTGAAGATGCATTTATCTGTTCAGTCGTTTGAAGAGTGCTCAGTCAGTTGGCATCAGCATGCACCCAGATCAACAGCTTAAACACTACTTTACTGTTTCTTGAGATTTGATAATCATCTCTCTTATAGACCATATCTTAGCATTCCGTTTTTTTGTTCAAGCTGCTACTGTTTGTCTAGAAAGTTTTTCCTTTTCTGGACTTGTATTATTGTAACCAACCAGTCCCCAGCAATTACCAGCGGACAGATTTTGGTGCTTGCATGTGCATATCTGTTCCTCCGCTGGCATCGATTGCCTCCCGGCTGTTTCTGTACATAAGAATGTAGTTTTAGCCATTTTATCTGGATTAATGAGGGTTAACATTTGTGGAAAAGTTAATGTGCAACAacgactttttaaaaaaaaaaaaaaaacataacgtGCTTTGAAAACATCAGTATGCGGACATGCAATGTAATTACATATAACCTTATTAAAAATTCTTCCTGATGTTCTTCCTGATGTGACACGACTGATGCATCAGGGTTAACAGCAGAGCATTAATCTTCTCAGCCTCTTGAGCTATACTGTAGGTCTCTGGTGTCATTTATACTACTATACCGATCTCCATGTAACTATTCTATGTACATTTACAAGTGTTTTTAAAGGCACtcaaaatgttaaatatctgttactgTATACCCCAAATACAATTTGCCAAGGTAGTCTTGACCCCTGATAatcatatttattgttttttgtattacatACAGAGGAGGCCTTTGCATGTAGGTTTAAACCGAAAAGGCATTCTTCCTTAAAAAGTCAGTGTTAAATGTAAAATCATGAACATTTTTTATGCATCTGTGTTCAACATATATTCCCCCACATCACATTCATCATGTTACCTGCTGTAAATGTTACTATATTAAAGGGCCTTGTTTGTActtctgtggttgtttttccATATATGAAATTAAGAAAAGGTTCCTTTTTGAATTATAATCGCAGTAAAACTATTAACAGGATTGACAATGCGACGAGTAGTTCAAAGCTAAAGCCACACGTACATCCTAATTTTAGATCATCCCCGTCTGTTTATCCCAGCGCTATCACTTCAGTTTCATTCAGTTCCTTTCATTGTTTCATGACAGCAAAAACCGCATTATCCCTTGAAGAGAGTTTTTCACTCTGACTGAAACGTTGCCAAGCAGTTTGTGTAGGTGCTGTTGACACGCCCAAGCACTGGTCTCAAATAACACCTCTTACTCTCCTCCCGATGCTGAGTAATCACAGCTATGTTCATACACACAAACTGCTATTTGAGGTGGCTTTCGGTATGATTACAGGAAACTGTAGTTGaactttttgttgttattttctgtttttttgtaaatgcaCACGTTCCAGTGTTTTGACAAATCTATTGTGATTGTTACGATGCTTGTGTAATGTATAGTGAATGATATTTTCTAATCTTATACAAGACTGTTGTAATGGTTCGTATTGCTGTAATGTCTTTGTTGGTGTTTCAGTGTTAAAGGCctagacacaccaacccgacatcaaagaactagcagcgacaaAGGCTGACTGTTGAGTCGCCTCATGTCGCCTTTGCCtaggccaaaaagttgcactcaaacacaccgcaaaaactacagccgacggccgaCTACCAAGTACGCCCTGCGCCTGCGTGatatgaaataactctccataccGGTAGGTaatggtagtctgtattcggcattcaaaaaaggaaaccggactgcggatatacaagccgttgttatatgtacatgaaacaaagcggtgttttgtgaccattttcacaccactctcactcaccacttagcttcattccagatggtcaTGTccttgtgaaaatatccgtgtgttggagtgatcagatgaaatgaagatgaaaaatgtgaagtCTTCTGTATGTGGTTttctcacttccgtttctcttcttgcgctaaagctgaacagccattcagagtgatttctctcactgacgagCGCCGCCACCGATTCAACACGCTGAATCGGTTAAAAAGCCTCTAACACAGATAGACTAgagccaaaaaaaaacaggatgacaGACACTCTTCGGCGAGCCCAAACTGGCGGATGGCCGACCGTTGGTTTGGTGTGTCAAGGCCTTAACGGGTATTGCAGGAATATATCCAAAGCTGCTTAATTACATGTTGATAATGTGATTGGAATAAGACAAACCAGCGTTTGTTAAACTGAGCTACATTTGGTTGATCTAAAAATGACATGCCCACGTATGGATTTTACTCTTTTCACAGAAACTGAATGAAGTTAACCTGAAGACACACTTGGGAGGATGCAAACGTGTTCCTACAAAACAGACCACAAATGGGAGTCAGGAGGACATCAAGTTGAAGCAAGTGCTGCAGACGGCACACAGAGACGATATTTCCCTGAATGCAGCGGTAGAAGGTCACACAGTGCAGAGCTTGTGAAAGAACAACACTGTGAAGCACCTCTGTGGTTGGTGAGAGAAAGGTGCATCTAAACAAGTCACAACAGCTATTTTAATGATAGAGGGGGAAAGGATGATTATGATGTACTTATACTGACAgcagttactttgcagattaagatttaaaaaatactaGTGCATACAAAATACTTTATGTTAAAGATAATCcattatataatactataacaCTGACGGGCCGTTTGCTGCATagtgagtacttttatttttacttttgacaGAAGAACATTTTGCTGATCATACTTATGCACTTTTAATCAAGTAAGTTTTACTCGtattggagtatttttacattgtggtattggtacttttgTGTATGTAAAGAATCTAAATACTTCCAGTGCCGTCCTCGGATAGACCTCTCTCTGTTAACAGATGGTTTTATCTTCAGGATGTGTAATAACGgctgtttatttctgttttctgtttgtcgTTATTGTCTGCTACAATAATTGACTCTACACGGTTTCAGGTTTCAGAAGGGAAGTAATTATAttgtactaataataatactccgGCATGGTTTATGTGTGACCTACAATGtatttgcagtgtgtgtgtgtttcttggcAGCCGATGATGCAGTGAtggcgagcagcagcagcagcagcagcagagagaaatgTGAGAGCGGCCTGTGAACTCTCTGTAGGCTCATGCAGTCATTTCCTCAGCGACGGAAGGTAAACACTCACTTTCTGGAGGAAGTGACTCAACTCTATCTTTTGtccctcctccccttctctttgtctctttctcacTTTCACCCCTTGCCCATGTGACCCCAAACACTGGCTGAACCCCCGGGATCCTTACAGCGGTGTAGcttcacattttaaattgttGCGTGTGGATGATCAGCAGGATGACTTTTCCCAGGCTTAAGAGTCGCAGTTTAACATTTGACTGCAATGACGAGAGGTGTTCGGCTCAGTGgattattttacttaatttcgTTACAGTACTCTTAGTGAGTGGGGTTATGTGAgcaatgctcacttttgccttgtttactACTCTTACTACTTTTAGTCTACATGCAGAAGGACGTTTTGCACTCCATTATATTGTTCTGATGTTTGTAGTTACTAACCACACACAGGTGATGCATTGATGGAGTTTAAACCAACCAACTGTATTGAAGGAgtattaaaggaacaatgtatCGCATTTcaaggatctattagcagaaatggaatataatattaataactatgttttcattagggttgaatcacctgaaactaagaatcattgtgtttccgttagtttagaatgagtccttcatatctacatagggagcaaaaccgtggtaccgccagccgccgtctgacatCCGgtgaggatgacctctgagcgaggtgagcggcgttaccacagttttccACTcgacggctcacgttaccgcagttttggaaagggaggagtgagcagaggggtactcagttggttgcaatctgc
This window harbors:
- the LOC141753192 gene encoding uncharacterized protein LOC141753192 codes for the protein MTSRRTGYAGSMDPSPSNSGNRKQSIINIPERTVESCYERKPDKAAYGALQGNMTVTSLKSRLAPTIQTAMSAAVDTLLGEVVLVLNETQQELLHKEQENERLKVRLEVSERELKTLQECLCSAQKLIDQLQISYTGPQSISQSVFAPSLSSMASMSSGLDRDHQNARNVNGAGVDLGGLGGSVDDSLHGFEPRDDYKMCQLSIQPDGSVTNHALDSFASNTSHMCSDSSRPDDRQSQGPGGASRFEIKEEQGSGSGQPSRKETGLRNDNRVGDGDLGYVQVGGEGISQRSFTHPLRHQRPVRECGDALQQGGLDGQKQLARTAGAGRIDSVSPGRAEDSAGPSASDTVVDPAADRPHHCLECGKTFRLISSLKKHIRIHTGEKPYPCGVCGRRFRESGALKTHLRIHTGEKPYSCSECGNCFRHLDGLRKHRRTHTGEKPYVCAICGKRLSRLQHLKHHQLIHTGERPCCCPFCNRSFKEPAALRKHIRTHREEGGHMGITASEDTDPDVIDDINNLHPAAPSPQMRFGEWGAEEDDSSVVDCV